The proteins below are encoded in one region of Bombus vancouverensis nearcticus chromosome 8, iyBomVanc1_principal, whole genome shotgun sequence:
- the LOC117166302 gene encoding DDB1- and CUL4-associated factor 8 isoform X4, whose product MDSKNCHNVCKEVNDTELSTSNNKTNEIIQLVEPLVDNKCDVANKKNTFEENQNENSLRETSFSIFNSTTLSEATTSQDNILFSSNDSDPSSPSSNQNKCKRSISKAQVDDDNCDDTNIFNEESSKHQKLNENVCNKSKSENKSVDNAQLVKEPKDSCSEETTEDVEMRSETEEAATLRETKNHEEGLEIDNDSSHVGYAASEEESESDTPACLKKKRPKPTWFVVPELLHREMGINPSFQRRYYGSLHVVEHFELMYKLKEHEGCVNALNFNKKGNLLASGSDDLYVVIWDWAIGKKHHSFASGHRSNMFQAKWLPFDEENLMATCARDGQVRLLDIRRGVSRKLATHNAPTHKLALHPDTPHVIVSVGEDAKVLSIDIREEKPTKLLVVRDGSFHVQLYSVHCNPLRSNEFCVAGRSQWVRVYDRRNVSKPIHELCPSHLTEKKHVHVTCALYNYDGTEVLASYNDEDIYLFDAISPQPGDFAHKYEGHRNNATVKGVNFFGPKSEFVISGSDCGNIFIWEKNTEAIVNWMPGDEQGVVNCLEPHPHIPILATSGLDCDVKVWAPSCEDPPSLQKIENVPLIEKCVTFNVMSRAQETTTESDAFDSQMLWILLRHLRHTERVRLSLNVRQVSSDQNQDDDDDDDDDNIDDSSDDDSSDHSDSQSEGDGIRRFQCPPS is encoded by the exons ATGGATTCTAAAAATTGCCATAATGTGTGTAAAGAAGTAAATGATACTGAACTATCTACatctaataataaaacaaatgagATAATACAACTTGTTGAACCTTTGGTTGATAATAAATGTGATGTTGCTAATAAGAAGAATACATTTGAAGAAAATCAGAATGAAAACTCTTTAAGAGAAAcatcattttctatttttaattctaCAACATTGTCAGAAGCAACCACCTCACAAGACAATATTCTATTTTCGTCAAATGATAGTGATCCAAGCTCTCCTTCTAGTAATCAAAATAAGTGTAAAAGAAGTATTTCAAAAG CTCAAGTAGATGATGATAATTGTGATGACACTAATATATTTAATGAAGAATCGAGTAAACatcaaaaattaaatgaaaatgtttgtaataaatcaaaatcagaaaataaaagTGTTGATAATGCACAATTGGTAAAAGAGCCTAAGGATAGTTGTAGTGAAGAAACTACTGAAGATGTTGAAATGAGATCAG AAACTGAAGAAGCTGCAACTCTTAGAGAAACAAAGAATCATGAAGAAGGACTAGAAATTGATAATGATAGTTCACATGTTGGATATGCTG CTAGTGAAGAAGAATCAGAGTCAGATACTCCTGCATGTTTGAAGAAGAAAAGACCAAAGCCAACCTGGTTTGTAGTGCCAGAACTTCTTCACCGTGAAATGGGAATTAATCCATCGTTTCAACGTAGATATTACGGTTCCTTACACGTTGTAGAACATTTTGAACTTATGTACAAACTTAAAGAGCATGAG GGTTGTGTTAAtgctttaaattttaataaaaaaggaaatttatTAGCCAGTGGTTCTGATGATTTATATGTAGTCATATGGGACTGGGCAATAGGAAAAAAACATCATTCTTTTGCTAGTGGTCATAGGAGTAATATGTTTCAA GCTAAATGGCTACCATTCGATGAAGAAAATTTAATGGCTACATGTGCTCGTGATGGACAAGTACGTTTATTAGATATTAGACGTGGCGTATCACGAAAATTAGCTACGCACAATGCGCCAACTCATAAACTTGCACTTCATCCCGATACGCCACATGTTATTGTTTCTGTTGGTGAAGATGCAAAAGTTTTGTCTATAGATATTAGAGAAGAGAAACCAACGAA GTTGCTAGTTGTAAGAGACGGTTCTTTCCACGTGCAATTGTACAGCGTTCATTGTAATCCTCTCAGAAGCAACGAATTTTGCGTTGCTGGTCGGTCTCAATGGGTTAGAGTATATGATCGACGAAATGTATCTAAACCAATACACGAATTATGTCCTTCACATTTG ACTGAGAAGAAACATGTACATGTAACTTGTGCTTTATACAACTATGATGGAACTGAAGTTCTTGCATCTTATAACGAcgaagatatatatttatttgatgcaATATCGCCACAACCTGGTGATTTTGCTCATAAATATGAAGGTCATAGGAACAATGCTACTG tGAAGGGAGTTAATTTCTTTGGGCCAAAGAGTGAATTTGTTATATCTGGGTCGGATTGTGGAAATATATTTATCTGGGAGAAGAATACGGAAGCAATCGTAAATTGGATGCCTGGAGATGAACAAGGAGTG GTGAATTGTTTAGAACCTCATCCACATATTCCTATTCTTGCAACAAGTGGGCTTGATTGTGATGTAAAAGTTTGGGCACCTTCTTGCGAAGATCCACCTTCACttcaaaaaatagaaaatgtacCTTTAATAGAAAAA TGTGTTACATTTAACGTAATGAGCAGGGCACAAGAAACTACTACCGAATCCGATGCATTCGATAGTCAAATGCTTTGGATATTATTAAGACATTTGCGTCATACGGAAAGAGTAAGACTA AGTCTAAACGTAAGACAAGTTTCTAGTGATCAAAATCAGGATgatgatgacgacgacgatgatgatAATATTGATGATTCTTCGGATGATGACTCTTCTGATCATAGCGATAGTCAATCAGAAGGAGATGGAATTAGAAGATTCCAATGTCCTCCATCTTAG
- the LOC117166302 gene encoding DDB1- and CUL4-associated factor 8 isoform X1: MDSKNCHNVCKEVNDTELSTSNNKTNEIIQLVEPLVDNKCDVANKKNTFEENQNENSLRETSFSIFNSTTLSEATTSQDNILFSSNDSDPSSPSSNQNKCKRSISKAQVDDDNCDDTNIFNEESSKHQKLNENVCNKSKSENKSVDNAQLVKEPKDSCSEETTEDVEMRSETEEAATLRETKNHEEGLEIDNDSSHVGYAEKPLLSNVTEQDLLELEESLLSNDSNFDTEQIASEEESESDTPACLKKKRPKPTWFVVPELLHREMGINPSFQRRYYGSLHVVEHFELMYKLKEHEGCVNALNFNKKGNLLASGSDDLYVVIWDWAIGKKHHSFASGHRSNMFQAKWLPFDEENLMATCARDGQVRLLDIRRGVSRKLATHNAPTHKLALHPDTPHVIVSVGEDAKVLSIDIREEKPTKLLVVRDGSFHVQLYSVHCNPLRSNEFCVAGRSQWVRVYDRRNVSKPIHELCPSHLTEKKHVHVTCALYNYDGTEVLASYNDEDIYLFDAISPQPGDFAHKYEGHRNNATVKGVNFFGPKSEFVISGSDCGNIFIWEKNTEAIVNWMPGDEQGVVNCLEPHPHIPILATSGLDCDVKVWAPSCEDPPSLQKIENVPLIEKCVTFNVMSRAQETTTESDAFDSQMLWILLRHLRHTERVRLSLNVRQVSSDQNQDDDDDDDDDNIDDSSDDDSSDHSDSQSEGDGIRRFQCPPS, translated from the exons ATGGATTCTAAAAATTGCCATAATGTGTGTAAAGAAGTAAATGATACTGAACTATCTACatctaataataaaacaaatgagATAATACAACTTGTTGAACCTTTGGTTGATAATAAATGTGATGTTGCTAATAAGAAGAATACATTTGAAGAAAATCAGAATGAAAACTCTTTAAGAGAAAcatcattttctatttttaattctaCAACATTGTCAGAAGCAACCACCTCACAAGACAATATTCTATTTTCGTCAAATGATAGTGATCCAAGCTCTCCTTCTAGTAATCAAAATAAGTGTAAAAGAAGTATTTCAAAAG CTCAAGTAGATGATGATAATTGTGATGACACTAATATATTTAATGAAGAATCGAGTAAACatcaaaaattaaatgaaaatgtttgtaataaatcaaaatcagaaaataaaagTGTTGATAATGCACAATTGGTAAAAGAGCCTAAGGATAGTTGTAGTGAAGAAACTACTGAAGATGTTGAAATGAGATCAG AAACTGAAGAAGCTGCAACTCTTAGAGAAACAAAGAATCATGAAGAAGGACTAGAAATTGATAATGATAGTTCACATGTTGGATATGCTG AAAAGCCTCTTTTATCAAATGTAACAGAACAGGATTTGCTAGAATTAGAAGAGTCCCTCTTATCAAATGACTCAAATTTTGATACTGAACAAATAGCTAGTGAAGAAGAATCAGAGTCAGATACTCCTGCATGTTTGAAGAAGAAAAGACCAAAGCCAACCTGGTTTGTAGTGCCAGAACTTCTTCACCGTGAAATGGGAATTAATCCATCGTTTCAACGTAGATATTACGGTTCCTTACACGTTGTAGAACATTTTGAACTTATGTACAAACTTAAAGAGCATGAG GGTTGTGTTAAtgctttaaattttaataaaaaaggaaatttatTAGCCAGTGGTTCTGATGATTTATATGTAGTCATATGGGACTGGGCAATAGGAAAAAAACATCATTCTTTTGCTAGTGGTCATAGGAGTAATATGTTTCAA GCTAAATGGCTACCATTCGATGAAGAAAATTTAATGGCTACATGTGCTCGTGATGGACAAGTACGTTTATTAGATATTAGACGTGGCGTATCACGAAAATTAGCTACGCACAATGCGCCAACTCATAAACTTGCACTTCATCCCGATACGCCACATGTTATTGTTTCTGTTGGTGAAGATGCAAAAGTTTTGTCTATAGATATTAGAGAAGAGAAACCAACGAA GTTGCTAGTTGTAAGAGACGGTTCTTTCCACGTGCAATTGTACAGCGTTCATTGTAATCCTCTCAGAAGCAACGAATTTTGCGTTGCTGGTCGGTCTCAATGGGTTAGAGTATATGATCGACGAAATGTATCTAAACCAATACACGAATTATGTCCTTCACATTTG ACTGAGAAGAAACATGTACATGTAACTTGTGCTTTATACAACTATGATGGAACTGAAGTTCTTGCATCTTATAACGAcgaagatatatatttatttgatgcaATATCGCCACAACCTGGTGATTTTGCTCATAAATATGAAGGTCATAGGAACAATGCTACTG tGAAGGGAGTTAATTTCTTTGGGCCAAAGAGTGAATTTGTTATATCTGGGTCGGATTGTGGAAATATATTTATCTGGGAGAAGAATACGGAAGCAATCGTAAATTGGATGCCTGGAGATGAACAAGGAGTG GTGAATTGTTTAGAACCTCATCCACATATTCCTATTCTTGCAACAAGTGGGCTTGATTGTGATGTAAAAGTTTGGGCACCTTCTTGCGAAGATCCACCTTCACttcaaaaaatagaaaatgtacCTTTAATAGAAAAA TGTGTTACATTTAACGTAATGAGCAGGGCACAAGAAACTACTACCGAATCCGATGCATTCGATAGTCAAATGCTTTGGATATTATTAAGACATTTGCGTCATACGGAAAGAGTAAGACTA AGTCTAAACGTAAGACAAGTTTCTAGTGATCAAAATCAGGATgatgatgacgacgacgatgatgatAATATTGATGATTCTTCGGATGATGACTCTTCTGATCATAGCGATAGTCAATCAGAAGGAGATGGAATTAGAAGATTCCAATGTCCTCCATCTTAG
- the LOC117166302 gene encoding DDB1- and CUL4-associated factor 8 isoform X3: MDSKNCHNVCKEVNDTELSTSNNKTNEIIQLVEPLVDNKCDVANKKNTFEENQNENSLRETSFSIFNSTTLSEATTSQDNILFSSNDSDPSSPSSNQNKCKRSISKAQVDDDNCDDTNIFNEESSKHQKLNENVCNKSKSENKSVDNAQLVKEPKDSCSEETTEDVEMRSETEEAATLRETKNHEEGLEIDNDSSHVGYAEQDLLELEESLLSNDSNFDTEQIASEEESESDTPACLKKKRPKPTWFVVPELLHREMGINPSFQRRYYGSLHVVEHFELMYKLKEHEGCVNALNFNKKGNLLASGSDDLYVVIWDWAIGKKHHSFASGHRSNMFQAKWLPFDEENLMATCARDGQVRLLDIRRGVSRKLATHNAPTHKLALHPDTPHVIVSVGEDAKVLSIDIREEKPTKLLVVRDGSFHVQLYSVHCNPLRSNEFCVAGRSQWVRVYDRRNVSKPIHELCPSHLTEKKHVHVTCALYNYDGTEVLASYNDEDIYLFDAISPQPGDFAHKYEGHRNNATVKGVNFFGPKSEFVISGSDCGNIFIWEKNTEAIVNWMPGDEQGVVNCLEPHPHIPILATSGLDCDVKVWAPSCEDPPSLQKIENVPLIEKCVTFNVMSRAQETTTESDAFDSQMLWILLRHLRHTERVRLSLNVRQVSSDQNQDDDDDDDDDNIDDSSDDDSSDHSDSQSEGDGIRRFQCPPS, from the exons ATGGATTCTAAAAATTGCCATAATGTGTGTAAAGAAGTAAATGATACTGAACTATCTACatctaataataaaacaaatgagATAATACAACTTGTTGAACCTTTGGTTGATAATAAATGTGATGTTGCTAATAAGAAGAATACATTTGAAGAAAATCAGAATGAAAACTCTTTAAGAGAAAcatcattttctatttttaattctaCAACATTGTCAGAAGCAACCACCTCACAAGACAATATTCTATTTTCGTCAAATGATAGTGATCCAAGCTCTCCTTCTAGTAATCAAAATAAGTGTAAAAGAAGTATTTCAAAAG CTCAAGTAGATGATGATAATTGTGATGACACTAATATATTTAATGAAGAATCGAGTAAACatcaaaaattaaatgaaaatgtttgtaataaatcaaaatcagaaaataaaagTGTTGATAATGCACAATTGGTAAAAGAGCCTAAGGATAGTTGTAGTGAAGAAACTACTGAAGATGTTGAAATGAGATCAG AAACTGAAGAAGCTGCAACTCTTAGAGAAACAAAGAATCATGAAGAAGGACTAGAAATTGATAATGATAGTTCACATGTTGGATATGCTG AACAGGATTTGCTAGAATTAGAAGAGTCCCTCTTATCAAATGACTCAAATTTTGATACTGAACAAATAGCTAGTGAAGAAGAATCAGAGTCAGATACTCCTGCATGTTTGAAGAAGAAAAGACCAAAGCCAACCTGGTTTGTAGTGCCAGAACTTCTTCACCGTGAAATGGGAATTAATCCATCGTTTCAACGTAGATATTACGGTTCCTTACACGTTGTAGAACATTTTGAACTTATGTACAAACTTAAAGAGCATGAG GGTTGTGTTAAtgctttaaattttaataaaaaaggaaatttatTAGCCAGTGGTTCTGATGATTTATATGTAGTCATATGGGACTGGGCAATAGGAAAAAAACATCATTCTTTTGCTAGTGGTCATAGGAGTAATATGTTTCAA GCTAAATGGCTACCATTCGATGAAGAAAATTTAATGGCTACATGTGCTCGTGATGGACAAGTACGTTTATTAGATATTAGACGTGGCGTATCACGAAAATTAGCTACGCACAATGCGCCAACTCATAAACTTGCACTTCATCCCGATACGCCACATGTTATTGTTTCTGTTGGTGAAGATGCAAAAGTTTTGTCTATAGATATTAGAGAAGAGAAACCAACGAA GTTGCTAGTTGTAAGAGACGGTTCTTTCCACGTGCAATTGTACAGCGTTCATTGTAATCCTCTCAGAAGCAACGAATTTTGCGTTGCTGGTCGGTCTCAATGGGTTAGAGTATATGATCGACGAAATGTATCTAAACCAATACACGAATTATGTCCTTCACATTTG ACTGAGAAGAAACATGTACATGTAACTTGTGCTTTATACAACTATGATGGAACTGAAGTTCTTGCATCTTATAACGAcgaagatatatatttatttgatgcaATATCGCCACAACCTGGTGATTTTGCTCATAAATATGAAGGTCATAGGAACAATGCTACTG tGAAGGGAGTTAATTTCTTTGGGCCAAAGAGTGAATTTGTTATATCTGGGTCGGATTGTGGAAATATATTTATCTGGGAGAAGAATACGGAAGCAATCGTAAATTGGATGCCTGGAGATGAACAAGGAGTG GTGAATTGTTTAGAACCTCATCCACATATTCCTATTCTTGCAACAAGTGGGCTTGATTGTGATGTAAAAGTTTGGGCACCTTCTTGCGAAGATCCACCTTCACttcaaaaaatagaaaatgtacCTTTAATAGAAAAA TGTGTTACATTTAACGTAATGAGCAGGGCACAAGAAACTACTACCGAATCCGATGCATTCGATAGTCAAATGCTTTGGATATTATTAAGACATTTGCGTCATACGGAAAGAGTAAGACTA AGTCTAAACGTAAGACAAGTTTCTAGTGATCAAAATCAGGATgatgatgacgacgacgatgatgatAATATTGATGATTCTTCGGATGATGACTCTTCTGATCATAGCGATAGTCAATCAGAAGGAGATGGAATTAGAAGATTCCAATGTCCTCCATCTTAG
- the LOC117166302 gene encoding DDB1- and CUL4-associated factor 8 isoform X2, which translates to MDSKNCHNVCKEVNDTELSTSNNKTNEIIQLVEPLVDNKCDVANKKNTFEENQNENSLRETSFSIFNSTTLSEATTSQDNILFSSNDSDPSSPSSNQNKCKRSISKAQVDDDNCDDTNIFNEESSKHQKLNENVCNKSKSENKSVDNAQLVKEPKDSCSEETTEDVEMRSETEEAATLRETKNHEEGLEIDNDSSHVGYAEKPLLSNVTEQDLLELEESLLSNDSNFDTEQIASEEESESDTPACLKKKRPKPTWFVVPELLHREMGINPSFQRRYYGSLHVVEHFELMYKLKEHEGCVNALNFNKKGNLLASGSDDLYVVIWDWAIGKKHHSFASGHRSNMFQAKWLPFDEENLMATCARDGQVRLLDIRRGVSRKLATHNAPTHKLALHPDTPHVIVSVGEDAKVLSIDIREEKPTKLLVVRDGSFHVQLYSVHCNPLRSNEFCVAGRSQWVRVYDRRNVSKPIHELCPSHLTEKKHVHVTCALYNYDGTEVLASYNDEDIYLFDAISPQPGDFAHKYEGHRNNATVKGVNFFGPKSEFVISGSDCGNIFIWEKNTEAIVNWMPGDEQGVVNCLEPHPHIPILATSGLDCDVKVWAPSCEDPPSLQKIENVPLIEKCVTFNVMSRAQETTTESDAFDSQMLWILLRHLRHTERSLNVRQVSSDQNQDDDDDDDDDNIDDSSDDDSSDHSDSQSEGDGIRRFQCPPS; encoded by the exons ATGGATTCTAAAAATTGCCATAATGTGTGTAAAGAAGTAAATGATACTGAACTATCTACatctaataataaaacaaatgagATAATACAACTTGTTGAACCTTTGGTTGATAATAAATGTGATGTTGCTAATAAGAAGAATACATTTGAAGAAAATCAGAATGAAAACTCTTTAAGAGAAAcatcattttctatttttaattctaCAACATTGTCAGAAGCAACCACCTCACAAGACAATATTCTATTTTCGTCAAATGATAGTGATCCAAGCTCTCCTTCTAGTAATCAAAATAAGTGTAAAAGAAGTATTTCAAAAG CTCAAGTAGATGATGATAATTGTGATGACACTAATATATTTAATGAAGAATCGAGTAAACatcaaaaattaaatgaaaatgtttgtaataaatcaaaatcagaaaataaaagTGTTGATAATGCACAATTGGTAAAAGAGCCTAAGGATAGTTGTAGTGAAGAAACTACTGAAGATGTTGAAATGAGATCAG AAACTGAAGAAGCTGCAACTCTTAGAGAAACAAAGAATCATGAAGAAGGACTAGAAATTGATAATGATAGTTCACATGTTGGATATGCTG AAAAGCCTCTTTTATCAAATGTAACAGAACAGGATTTGCTAGAATTAGAAGAGTCCCTCTTATCAAATGACTCAAATTTTGATACTGAACAAATAGCTAGTGAAGAAGAATCAGAGTCAGATACTCCTGCATGTTTGAAGAAGAAAAGACCAAAGCCAACCTGGTTTGTAGTGCCAGAACTTCTTCACCGTGAAATGGGAATTAATCCATCGTTTCAACGTAGATATTACGGTTCCTTACACGTTGTAGAACATTTTGAACTTATGTACAAACTTAAAGAGCATGAG GGTTGTGTTAAtgctttaaattttaataaaaaaggaaatttatTAGCCAGTGGTTCTGATGATTTATATGTAGTCATATGGGACTGGGCAATAGGAAAAAAACATCATTCTTTTGCTAGTGGTCATAGGAGTAATATGTTTCAA GCTAAATGGCTACCATTCGATGAAGAAAATTTAATGGCTACATGTGCTCGTGATGGACAAGTACGTTTATTAGATATTAGACGTGGCGTATCACGAAAATTAGCTACGCACAATGCGCCAACTCATAAACTTGCACTTCATCCCGATACGCCACATGTTATTGTTTCTGTTGGTGAAGATGCAAAAGTTTTGTCTATAGATATTAGAGAAGAGAAACCAACGAA GTTGCTAGTTGTAAGAGACGGTTCTTTCCACGTGCAATTGTACAGCGTTCATTGTAATCCTCTCAGAAGCAACGAATTTTGCGTTGCTGGTCGGTCTCAATGGGTTAGAGTATATGATCGACGAAATGTATCTAAACCAATACACGAATTATGTCCTTCACATTTG ACTGAGAAGAAACATGTACATGTAACTTGTGCTTTATACAACTATGATGGAACTGAAGTTCTTGCATCTTATAACGAcgaagatatatatttatttgatgcaATATCGCCACAACCTGGTGATTTTGCTCATAAATATGAAGGTCATAGGAACAATGCTACTG tGAAGGGAGTTAATTTCTTTGGGCCAAAGAGTGAATTTGTTATATCTGGGTCGGATTGTGGAAATATATTTATCTGGGAGAAGAATACGGAAGCAATCGTAAATTGGATGCCTGGAGATGAACAAGGAGTG GTGAATTGTTTAGAACCTCATCCACATATTCCTATTCTTGCAACAAGTGGGCTTGATTGTGATGTAAAAGTTTGGGCACCTTCTTGCGAAGATCCACCTTCACttcaaaaaatagaaaatgtacCTTTAATAGAAAAA TGTGTTACATTTAACGTAATGAGCAGGGCACAAGAAACTACTACCGAATCCGATGCATTCGATAGTCAAATGCTTTGGATATTATTAAGACATTTGCGTCATACGGAAAGA AGTCTAAACGTAAGACAAGTTTCTAGTGATCAAAATCAGGATgatgatgacgacgacgatgatgatAATATTGATGATTCTTCGGATGATGACTCTTCTGATCATAGCGATAGTCAATCAGAAGGAGATGGAATTAGAAGATTCCAATGTCCTCCATCTTAG
- the LOC117166302 gene encoding DDB1- and CUL4-associated factor 8 isoform X5: protein MDSKNCHNVCKEVNDTELSTSNNKTNEIIQLVEPLVDNKCDVANKKNTFEENQNENSLRETSFSIFNSTTLSEATTSQDNILFSSNDSDPSSPSSNQNKCKRSISKAQVDDDNCDDTNIFNEESSKHQKLNENVCNKSKSENKSVDNAQLVKEPKDSCSEETTEDVEMRSETEEAATLRETKNHEEGLEIDNDSSHVGYAEKPLLSNVTEQDLLELEESLLSNDSNFDTEQIASEEESESDTPACLKKKRPKPTWFVVPELLHREMGINPSFQRRYYGSLHVVEHFELMYKLKEHEGCVNALNFNKKGNLLASGSDDLYVVIWDWAIGKKHHSFASGHRSNMFQAKWLPFDEENLMATCARDGQVRLLDIRRGVSRKLATHNAPTHKLALHPDTPHVIVSVGEDAKVLSIDIREEKPTKLLVVRDGSFHVQLYSVHCNPLRSNEFCVAGRSQWVRVYDRRNVSKPIHELCPSHLTEKKHVHVTCALYNYDGTEVLASYNDEDIYLFDAISPQPGDFAHKYEGHRNNATVKGVNFFGPKSEFVISGSDCGNIFIWEKNTEAIVNWMPGDEQGVVNCLEPHPHIPILATSGLDCDVKVWAPSCEDPPSLQKIENVPLIEKCVTFNVMSRAQETTTESDAFDSQMLWILLRHLRHTERKFI from the exons ATGGATTCTAAAAATTGCCATAATGTGTGTAAAGAAGTAAATGATACTGAACTATCTACatctaataataaaacaaatgagATAATACAACTTGTTGAACCTTTGGTTGATAATAAATGTGATGTTGCTAATAAGAAGAATACATTTGAAGAAAATCAGAATGAAAACTCTTTAAGAGAAAcatcattttctatttttaattctaCAACATTGTCAGAAGCAACCACCTCACAAGACAATATTCTATTTTCGTCAAATGATAGTGATCCAAGCTCTCCTTCTAGTAATCAAAATAAGTGTAAAAGAAGTATTTCAAAAG CTCAAGTAGATGATGATAATTGTGATGACACTAATATATTTAATGAAGAATCGAGTAAACatcaaaaattaaatgaaaatgtttgtaataaatcaaaatcagaaaataaaagTGTTGATAATGCACAATTGGTAAAAGAGCCTAAGGATAGTTGTAGTGAAGAAACTACTGAAGATGTTGAAATGAGATCAG AAACTGAAGAAGCTGCAACTCTTAGAGAAACAAAGAATCATGAAGAAGGACTAGAAATTGATAATGATAGTTCACATGTTGGATATGCTG AAAAGCCTCTTTTATCAAATGTAACAGAACAGGATTTGCTAGAATTAGAAGAGTCCCTCTTATCAAATGACTCAAATTTTGATACTGAACAAATAGCTAGTGAAGAAGAATCAGAGTCAGATACTCCTGCATGTTTGAAGAAGAAAAGACCAAAGCCAACCTGGTTTGTAGTGCCAGAACTTCTTCACCGTGAAATGGGAATTAATCCATCGTTTCAACGTAGATATTACGGTTCCTTACACGTTGTAGAACATTTTGAACTTATGTACAAACTTAAAGAGCATGAG GGTTGTGTTAAtgctttaaattttaataaaaaaggaaatttatTAGCCAGTGGTTCTGATGATTTATATGTAGTCATATGGGACTGGGCAATAGGAAAAAAACATCATTCTTTTGCTAGTGGTCATAGGAGTAATATGTTTCAA GCTAAATGGCTACCATTCGATGAAGAAAATTTAATGGCTACATGTGCTCGTGATGGACAAGTACGTTTATTAGATATTAGACGTGGCGTATCACGAAAATTAGCTACGCACAATGCGCCAACTCATAAACTTGCACTTCATCCCGATACGCCACATGTTATTGTTTCTGTTGGTGAAGATGCAAAAGTTTTGTCTATAGATATTAGAGAAGAGAAACCAACGAA GTTGCTAGTTGTAAGAGACGGTTCTTTCCACGTGCAATTGTACAGCGTTCATTGTAATCCTCTCAGAAGCAACGAATTTTGCGTTGCTGGTCGGTCTCAATGGGTTAGAGTATATGATCGACGAAATGTATCTAAACCAATACACGAATTATGTCCTTCACATTTG ACTGAGAAGAAACATGTACATGTAACTTGTGCTTTATACAACTATGATGGAACTGAAGTTCTTGCATCTTATAACGAcgaagatatatatttatttgatgcaATATCGCCACAACCTGGTGATTTTGCTCATAAATATGAAGGTCATAGGAACAATGCTACTG tGAAGGGAGTTAATTTCTTTGGGCCAAAGAGTGAATTTGTTATATCTGGGTCGGATTGTGGAAATATATTTATCTGGGAGAAGAATACGGAAGCAATCGTAAATTGGATGCCTGGAGATGAACAAGGAGTG GTGAATTGTTTAGAACCTCATCCACATATTCCTATTCTTGCAACAAGTGGGCTTGATTGTGATGTAAAAGTTTGGGCACCTTCTTGCGAAGATCCACCTTCACttcaaaaaatagaaaatgtacCTTTAATAGAAAAA TGTGTTACATTTAACGTAATGAGCAGGGCACAAGAAACTACTACCGAATCCGATGCATTCGATAGTCAAATGCTTTGGATATTATTAAGACATTTGCGTCATACGGAAAGA AAATTTATTTGA